A DNA window from Hoplias malabaricus isolate fHopMal1 chromosome 5, fHopMal1.hap1, whole genome shotgun sequence contains the following coding sequences:
- the tas1r1 gene encoding taste receptor type 1 member 1, translating into MGELLHRTLLLVCMWSICHGGGLQLKGDYTIYGMFPLHNTAQTMSPSPWLADCKQGQENKHGYHLVQAMRYTVEEINNSSGNKQLLPGITLGYQMHDTCSLSASILATVDLLAQQYNNAEVEPRALALIGPDSSDYAFTPAAALGSYLLPEISYEASNEMLSNKMLYPAFFRTIPSDKNQVDAMIQILLKFNWTWIALLGSDNSYGQQGMLSLSRQASGYDICIAYQAVIPVLSNDTRPQMRDLVKAIIKTKVNTIVVFSSKRIVSDFFPFVIEQNVTDKVWIGTEDWSIATLVSGIPGINTIGTVLGVSVKYSTFSGFQAFETQAVSKLKELSLFDNVSDLVVPCLQNTDLYTMATERYSLGSFDSDSSFNVYKAVYAVAYALRQVLNCDSGKCKKTAVQPWQLLQSLKRVRFSVRNTSVYFDENGDPPTGYDIVTWIWNGQAWSFRVVGAYNPDPPNLQMDISRIQWMGKVSDVPVSQCSPECPYGNRELQIGQHKCCFECQACPASTFLNKTGSTSCQSCQRDQWSQVESEVCLNRTVLYLPWDAPLSLALLVLLASTLLLTLGTAVLFLLNITTPVVKSAGGRTCLLMLLSLTAASFSALCQFGKPSQPACLLKQSLFLLNFTVCLACVTVRSFQVVCIFKWSSKLPRFYETWAKNRGPEVFILVSSVVEVLISVFHLNLNTPVPSENYDLYPDSIVLECSNTLSVGALVEILYVSILSVICFWLSYMGKDLPANYNEAKCITFSLMIYMISWISFFTVYTVNRGTITMALQAAAVLFSVLGILGGYFLPKVYIILLKPQMNTTAHFQNCIQMYTMTKQ; encoded by the exons ATGGGAGAGTTGCTGCACAGGACTCTGCTGCTGGTGTGTATGTGGAGCATTTGTCATGGAGGTGGACTCCAACTTAAAGGAGATTATACCATCTATGGCATGTTCCCTCTTCATAACACTGCTCAGACCATGTCACCTTCACCTTGGCTGGCAGACTGTAAACA AGgacaagaaaacaaacatggctATCACCTGGTTCAGGCTATGCGCTACACTGTGGAGGAGATCAACAACAGCTCTGGAAATAAGCAGCTCTTGCCAGGCATCACTCTCGGATACCAGATGCATGACACTTGCTCCCTCTCAGCCAGCATTTTGGCCACAGTTGACCTGCTTGCCCAGCAATATAACAATGCAGAAGTGGAGCCACGGGCACTAGCACTCATTGGTCCAGACAGCAGTGACTATGCCTTCACTCCAGCAGCTGCACTGGGCTCCTACCTGCTACCTGAG ATCTCCTATGAGGCTTCCAATGAAATGCTGAGCAACAAAATGTTATACCCAGCTTTCTTCCGCACCATCCCCAGTGACAAAAACCAGGTCGATGCTATGATCCAGATCCTTCTGAAATTTAACTGGACCTGGATAGCACTTCTTGGCAGTGACAATTCATATGGCCAGCAAGGAATGTTGAGTCTGTCACGGCAGGCATCAGGTTATGATATATGCATTGCATACCAAGCTGTTATACCCGTTCTCAGCAATGACACAAGGCCACAAATGCGAGACTTGGTTAAAGCCATCATCAAAACCAAAGTGAACACCATAGTGGTGTTTTCCAGCAAAAGAAtagtctcagacttcttccctTTTGTGATAGAGCAGAATGTGACAGACAAAGTATGGATTGGGACAGAGGACTGGTCCATTGCCACCCTGGTGTCAGGAATTCCAGGAATTAACACTATTGGGACTGTCCTGGGAGTATCTGTCAAATATTCAACCTTTTCTGGGTTTCAGGCTTTTGAGACTCAAGCTGTGTCTAAGCTTAAAGAATTAAGCTTGTTTGACAATGTCAGTGACCTTGTTGTCCCATGCCTGCAAAATACAGACTTATACACAATGGCAACTGAAAGATATTCTCTGGGTAGTTTTGATTCTGATTCTTCTTTTAACGTCTATAAGGCGGTATATGCAGTGGCATATGCACTGCGCCAGGTCCTTAATTGTGACTCAGGAAAATGCAAGAAAACTGCAGTACAACCCTGGCAg CTTCTTCAAAGTTTAAAGCGGGTGCGGTTTTCTGTTAGAAATACATCTGTGTACTTTGATGAGAATGGAGACCCGCCCACTGGTTATGACATAGTAACATGGATATGGAATGGCCAAGCTTGGTCGTTTAGAGTGGTGGGGGCATACAATCCAGACCCCCCGAATCTTCAGATGGATATTTCTCGGATTCAGTGGATGGGCAAAGTTTCAGAT GTACCTGTGTCCCAGTGCTCTCCAGAATGCCCCTATGGAAATAGAGAGCTCCAGATTGGACAACACAAGTGCTGTTTTGAATGCCAGGCATGCCCTGCTTCCACTTTCTTGAATAAGACTG GCTCAACCAGTTGCCAGTCCTGTCAGCGGGATCAGTGGTCTCAAGTTGAAAGTGAGGTGTGTCTGAACAGGACTGTGCTTTACCTGCCATGGGATGCTCCTTTATCTCTTGCTCTGCTTGTTCTGTTGGCCTCGACTCTGCTGCTCACCCTGGGCACTGCTGTCCTCTTCTTGCTCAACATCACCACCCCAGTGGTGAAGTCTGCTGGGGGCAGGACCTGTCTGCTCATGCTGCTGTCCCTGACCGCAGCGTCCTTCAGCGCACTCTGCCAGTTTGGCAAACCCTCCCAGCCAGCCTGTCTCCTCAAACAGTCGCTCTTCCTCCTCAACTTCACCGTCTGCCTGGCCTGCGTGACCGTCCGCTCGTTCCAG GTGGTGTGCATATTTAAGTGGTCGTCTAAACTCCCTCGGTTCTATGAGACCTGGGCCAAAAACCGAGGCCCTGAAGTGTTTATCCTGGTCTCTTCTGTGGTAGAGGTCCTCATCTCTGTGTTTCATTTGAATTTGAACACACCGGTCCCATCAGAGAATTATGACTTGTACCCTGACAGCATTGTTCTGGAGTGCAGTAACACTCTGTCTGTTGGCGCATTGGTAGAGATCCTGTATGTGTCTATACTTAGCGTTATTTGCTTCTGGCTTAGCTACATGGGTAAAGACCTGCCAGCGAATTACAATGAGGCCAAATGTATTACATTCAGCCTCATGATCTACATGATCTCCTGGATCAGTTTCTTCACAGTCTACACTGTTAACAGAGGGACAATAACCATGGCTTTGCAGGCGGCTGCCGTACTGTTTAGTGTCCTTGGAATACTTGGTGGATATTTTTTACCCAAAGTGTacatcattttattaaaacctCAAATGAATACCACTGCCCACTTCCAAAACTGCATTCAGATGTATACCATGACCAAACAGTGA
- the her12 gene encoding hairy-related 12: protein MAPHSTTLPTFDHLRFSDKDKLKLRKPVVEKMRRDRINSCIDQLKKLLEKELHSQDPSSKLEKADILEMTVSFLKQQQRLPAVLAQKDYNEGYSHCWRESLHFLNIHCNRGRSAQELQQLHQAQRSSCSPHLPSSSSHSKHSLVGPQQPGRAVWRPW from the exons ATGGCTCCACACTCAACTACACTTCCAACATTTGACCATCTGAGATTCAGCGATAAGGATAAACTTAAG CTGAGAAAGCCAGTTGTAGAAAAGATGCGCAGAGACCGCATTAACAGCTGCATTGACCAGCTGAAGAAGCTGCTGGAGAAGGAGCTGCACAGTCAAGACCCCAGCAGCAAGCTGGAGAAAGCAGACATCCTGGAGATGACTGTCAGCTTCTTGAAGCAGCAGCAGCGTCTGCCAGCTGTATTGGCTCAGAAAGACTATAACGAAGGCTATTCCCACTGCTGGAGGGAGTCTCTACACTTCCTTAATATCCATTGTAACAGAGGACGGTCAGCCCAGGAGCTCCAACAGCTCCACCAAGCTCAGCGATCCAGCTGCAGCCCACATCTCCCATCCTCCAGCTCCCACTCCAAACACAGTTTGGTTGGTCCACAGCAGCCTGGAAGGGCCGTCTGGAGGCCCTGGTAA